The following are from one region of the Candidatus Binatia bacterium genome:
- a CDS encoding sterol desaturase family protein has protein sequence MEPSLEAVPAPPGNSAVESLVLSIAVARAAPSPSAPGYDPNGFWLLASWRAATAKALPKELHSAPADQACTCGLLQDMAIPVLAHGEGEKYAAWVTRKTGFGLWPTEWPLVGQFLFALILVFTGANSYVQHSNIRMDTFPYRYVFATPELHRLHHSKRESKLGANFGDVLIMRDLVFGTRLEPRPGDAVYDVIGLPEIDVPQTYASHLRLPFDWNRLHAEAARSR, from the coding sequence GTGGAGCCCTCCCTCGAAGCCGTCCCGGCCCCGCCGGGCAACTCGGCCGTGGAGTCGCTCGTGTTGTCCATCGCCGTGGCCCGCGCCGCCCCTTCGCCCTCGGCCCCGGGATACGATCCGAATGGATTCTGGCTGCTGGCCTCGTGGAGAGCCGCGACGGCCAAAGCCCTCCCGAAGGAGCTGCACTCCGCACCAGCCGACCAGGCCTGCACGTGCGGGCTCCTGCAGGACATGGCGATTCCGGTGCTCGCACACGGGGAGGGCGAGAAGTACGCCGCCTGGGTCACCCGCAAAACCGGCTTCGGGCTGTGGCCCACCGAGTGGCCCCTCGTCGGCCAATTCCTGTTCGCCCTCATCCTGGTTTTCACCGGCGCGAACTCTTACGTGCAACACTCGAACATTCGCATGGACACGTTTCCCTACCGTTACGTCTTCGCGACGCCCGAGCTGCACCGACTTCACCATTCAAAGCGGGAGTCTAAGCTCGGCGCCAACTTCGGCGACGTGTTGATCATGCGGGACCTCGTGTTCGGAACCCGCCTCGAGCCCCGTCCCGGAGATGCGGTCTACGACGTCATCGGATTGCCCGAGATCGACGTTCCCCAGACGTACGCGAGCCACTTGCGACTTCCCTTCGACTGGAATCGCCTTCACGCCGAAGCGGCCCGCTCTCGATGA